The Daucus carota subsp. sativus chromosome 9, DH1 v3.0, whole genome shotgun sequence genome window below encodes:
- the LOC135149258 gene encoding uncharacterized protein LOC135149258, whose protein sequence is MTFWGCLDDLVRSITLDQFLFVGGDFNGHIGARADGYQGVHGGFGYGVRNDNGSTLLEFTTAHDLVIVNFCFRKRDDNLITFRSGGHATQIDYLLIRSRDFRFCSYCKVFPVEACASQHRLLVMDLSLDGPPMEGLRVVTPRILWRNLHGSKVAEFKDMLEGFFRLEDDVDQMWIRMADLIRGVARRTLGVASGNIKEQRESWWWNDDVQAKVQFKKGCFLEFMSCPEGPDRHIKRELFKLAKRMAKQAVAEAKTKAYQDMYRRLGTNEGVNEIFKLAKARNKRSQDIGAVRYIKDEGDRVLLYDGDIIARWGRYFSELFNAARGREIVFEQENVNVSHNDVGMSQDITMAEVRVALGMMGKGKTVGLDEIPIEVWQCLGEHGVRWLTALLNVIFRTSRMPSEWRLSVVVPIYKNKGDAQSCSNYRGIKLLSHTMKLWERVIECRIRRIVTISVNQFGFMPGSRGEHNRISGPVMNYKPDIRFFGSLKFHSGSGSGLTGYPDIRISF, encoded by the coding sequence ATGACTTTCTGGGGTTGTTTGGATGATTTGGTTCGGAGTATTACTCTAgatcaatttttatttgttgGTGGTGATTTTAATGGTCATATTGGTGCGAGAGCAGATGGGTATCAAGGTGTTCATGGTGGGTTTGGTTATGGTGTTAGAAATGACAATGGTTCGACGCTTTTGGAATTTACAACAGCACATGATTTAGTGATTGTTAACTTTTGTTTCCGCAAGCGTGATGACAATCTAATTACTTTTAGGAGTGGGGGACATGCCACTCAAATTGATTATCTTCTTATTCGCAGTAGAGATTTCAGATTTTGTTCATATTGTAAGGTTTTTCCAGTGGAAGCTTGTGCTTCACAGCACCGTCTTTTAGTCATGGATTTGTCTTTGGATGGCCCACCTATGGAGGGATTGAGAGTTGTTACACCTCGAATTCTGTGGCGTAATTTACATGGATCGAAAGTAGCAGAATTTAAGGACATGCTTGAGGGTTTTTTTAGGTTGGAAGATGATGTGGATCAAATGTGGATACGTATGGCTGATTTAATTCGAGGTGTGGCACGGAGGACGTTGGGAGTGGCTTCAGGGAATATAAAGGAGCAGAGAGAATCTTGGTGGTGGAATGATGATGTACAAGCCAAAGTGCAATTTAAGAAAGGATGCTTTTTGGAATTCATGTCGTGTCCAGAAGGGCCAGATCGGCATATAAAGCGGGAGTTATTTAAACTTGCAAAAAGAATGGCTAAACAGGCAGTTGCGGAAGCGAAAACTAAGGCGTATCAAGACATGTATAGGCGTCTAGGTACTAATGAGGGAgtgaatgaaatttttaaacttGCAAAAGCACGTAACAAGCGCAGTCAGGATATTGGTGCGGTTCGATATATAAAGGACGAGGGTGACCGGGTTTTGCTTTATGATGGGGATATTATAGCGAGATGGGGCAGGTATTTCTCTGAGTTATTTAACGCAGCTCGAGGGAGGGAGATTGTATTCGAGCAAGAGAATGTCAATGTTTCTCACAATGATGTTGGTATGAGTCAAGATATTACTATGGCAGAGGTCCGCGTAGCTTTAGGCATGATGGGTAAGGGTAAAACAGTTGGGCTTGATGAGATTCCGATTGAGGTGTGGCAGTGTTTGGGGGAACATGGGGTACGATGGTTAACAGCTCTTCTTAATGTTATATTTCGGACATCCAGGATGCCGAGTGAGTGGCGATTAAGTGTTGTTGTACCCATCTATAAAAATAAAGGTGATGCTCAAAGTTGTAGTAATTATCGTGGTATTAAGCTGCTTAGTCATACGATGAAACTTTGGGAACGAGTTATTGAGTGCAGGATTCGAAGAATTGTTACCATTTCAGTGAATCAATTTGGTTTTATGCCTGggagtaggggtgagcataaccggatatccggtccggttatgaattataaaccggatatccggtttttCGGATCACTAAAATTTCATTCCGGTTCCGGTTCCGGTTTAACCGGATATCCGGATATTCGGATATCCTTTTAA
- the LOC135149513 gene encoding uncharacterized protein LOC135149513 — protein sequence MKLDEIIVQQNPQNVSTYMKYQFLFVGGDFNGHIGARADGYQGVHGGFGYGVRNDNGSTLLEFTTAHDLVIVNSCFRKRDDNLITFRSGGHATQIDYLLIRSRDFRFCSYCKVFPVEACASQHRLLVMDLSLDGPPMEGLRVVTPRILWRNLHGSKVAEFKDMLEGFFRLEDDVDQMWIRMADLIRGVARRTLGVASGNIKEQRESWWWNDDVKAKVQFKKGCFLEFMSCPEGPDRHIKRELFKLAKRMAKQAVAEAKTKAYQDVYRRLGTKEGVNEIFKLAKARNKRSQDIGAVRYIKDEGDRVLLYDGDIIARWGRYFSKLFNVARGREIVFEQENVNVSHNDVGMSQDITMAEVRVALGMMGKGKTVGLDEIPIEVWQCLGEHGVRWLTALLNVIFRTSRMPSEWRLSVVVPIYKNKGDAQSCSNYRGIKLLSHTMKLWERVIECRIRRIVTISVNQFGFMPGSRGEHNWISGPVMNYKPDIRFFGSLKFHSGFGLTGYPDIRISF from the exons ATGAAACTCGATGAGATCATAGTTCAACAAAATCCTCAGAATGTCAGCACTTACATGAAGT atcaatttttatttgttgGTGGTGATTTTAATGGTCATATTGGTGCGAGAGCAGATGGGTATCAAGGTGTTCATGGTGGGTTTGGTTATGGTGTTAGAAATGACAATGGTTCGACGCTTTTGGAATTTACAACAGCACATGATTTAGTGATTGTTAACTCTTGTTTCCGCAAGCGTGATGACAATCTAATTACTTTTAGGAGTGGGGGACATGCCACTCAAATTGATTATCTTCTTATTCGCAGTAGAGATTTCAGATTTTGTTCATATTGTAAGGTTTTTCCAGTGGAAGCTTGTGCTTCACAGCACCGTCTTTTAGTCATGGATTTGTCTTTGGATGGCCCACCTATGGAGGGATTGAGAGTTGTCACACCTCGAATTCTGTGGCGTAATTTACATGGATCGAAAGTAGCAGAATTTAAGGACATGCTTGAGGGTTTTTTTAGGTTGGAAGATGATGTTGATCAAATGTGGATACGTATGGCTGATTTAATTCGAGGTGTGGCACGGAGGACGTTGGGAGTGGCTTCAGGGAATATAAAGGAGCAGAGAGAATCTTGGTGGTGGAATGATGATGTAAAAGCCAAAGTGCAATTTAAGAAAGGATGCTTTTTGGAATTCATGTCGTGTCCAGAAGGGCCAGATCGGCATATAAAGCGGGAGTTATTTAAACTTGCAAAAAGAATGGCTAAACAGGCAGTTGCGGAAGCGAAAACTAAGGCGTATCAAGACGTGTATAGGCGTCTAGGTACTAAGGAGGGAgtgaatgaaatttttaaacttGCAAAAGCACGTAACAAGCGCAGTCAGGATATTGGTGCGGTTCGATATATAAAGGACGAGGGTGACCGGGTTTTGCTTTATGATGGGGATATTATAGCGAGATGGGGCAGGTATTTCTCTAAGTTATTTAACGTAGCTCGAGGGAGGGAGATTGTATTCGAGCAAGAGAATGTCAATGTTTCTCACAATGATGTTGGTATGAGTCAAGATATTACTATGGCAGAGGTCCGCGTAGCTTTAGGCATGATGGGTAAGGGTAAAACAGTTGGGCTTGATGAGATTCCGATTGAGGTGTGGCAGTGTTTGGGGGAACATGGGGTACGATGGTTAACAGCTCTTCTTAATGTTATATTTCGGACATCCAGGATGCCGAGTGAGTGGCGATTAAGTGTTGTTGTACCCATCTATAAAAATAAAGGTGATGCTCAAAGTTGTAGTAATTATCGTGGTATTAAGCTGCTTAGTCATACGATGAAACTTTGGGAACGAGTTATTGAGTGCAGGATTCGAAGAATTGTTACCATTTCAGTGAATCAATTTGGTTTTATGCCTGggagtaggggtgagcataACTGGATATCCGGTCCAGTTATGAATTataaaccggatatccggtttttCGGATCACTAAAATTTCATTCCGGTTTCGGTTTAACCGGATATCCGGATATTCGGATATCCTTTTAA
- the LOC135149514 gene encoding probable alpha,alpha-trehalose-phosphate synthase [UDP-forming] 9 → MPIGIHLEKVENVLNIPSTSVKVKEFEGKFKGNHVIVGVDDMNLFKAISLKLLASEQLLRKYENLRDIVVLVQIINPERSSGEDIEEVRWETYGTANRINQIYGSCGHQLVILIDRPVDQCRALQLWMKLGELCHILLETSVLIIYEYVGCSPSLSGTIGINPWGISFVAEAMRSTISMDDFLRQLRQEQNYSYVQSLDVAYWARSFVHSMERACLDHYNYQCWGMGFSFIIKTNRRAIFLDFVGILVPHSSAKKNLSSEAETALITLCDDPKNTVFIVSASGRSSLTEWLAPCEGLGLAAEHGYFIRWKKTSEWQSSLVVDLEWKATVERIINSYTEVTDGSTIEVKESALVWHRQDADHDFESLQAKELSDHCKHVIANEPAVVRKGKNIVELKPQDASKGLVTEKVIATMVSNGEIPDFILCIGDMYDGTLKIVSSVVVPAVPEIFFCTVEQKPSKAKYFVDDTFEVQKLLQWLANVSSTQPSSAENPPSIP, encoded by the exons ATGCCTATAGGAATTCATTTGGAAAAAGTTGAAAATGTTCTGAATATTCCTTCTACATCAGTGAAAGTCAAGGAATTCGAAGGGAAGTTCAAGGGGAACCATGTAATTGTTGGTGTAGACGACATGAACTTATTCAAGGCAATTAGTCTGAAGTTATTAGCATCTGAGCAGCTATTGAGGAAGTATGAAAACTTGCGGGATATTGTGGTTCTTGTTCAAATTATCAATCCTGAAAGAAGCTCAGGAGAAGACATTGAGGAAGTGAGATGGGAGACGTATGGAACTGCTAACAGGATTAATCAGATTTATGGTTCTTGTGGTCATCAACTAGTGATTCTAATTGATCGACCAGTTGATCAAT GCAGGGCTCTACAACTATGGATGAAGCTAGGGGAATTATGTCATATTCTCCTCGAAACAAGTGTGCTAATCATTTATGAATATGTTGGTTGTTCTCCATCTCTGAGTGGAACAATTGGAATAAATCCATGGGGTATTAGTTTCGTAGCTGAGGCTATGCGTTCTACGATCTCCATGGATGATTTTTTAAGGCAATTAAGACAAGAGCAGAACTATAGCTATGTTCAGTCTCTTGATGTGGCGTATTGGGCTCGCAGTTTCGTCCATAGCATGGAGAGAGCATGTCTTGATCACTATAATTATCAATGTTGGGGTATGGGCTTCAGTTTCATAATTAAG ACAAATAGGAGGGCTATATTTCTAGACTTTGTTGGCATCCTTGTTCCTCATTCCTCGGCCAAGAAAAACCTTAGTAGTGAAGCTGAAACTGCTCTTATCACTCTGTGTGATGATCCTAAGAACACTGTGTTTATCGTTAGTGCAAGTGGTAGAAGTTCCTTAACCGAGTGGCTGGCTCCATGTGAAGGTCTAGGACTAGCTGCTGAACATGGGTACTTCATAAG GTGGAAGAAAACTTCTGAATGGCAATCTAGTTTGGTTGTGGATCTCGAGTGGAAGGCAACAGTGGAGCgtataataaattcatatacaGAAGTCACGGATGGTTCCACCATCGAAGTCAAAGAAAGTGCTTTGGTTTGGCACCGTCAAGATGCAGATCATGATTTTGAATCCTTGCAGGCAAAGGAATTGTCGGATCATTGTAAACACGTCATTGCTAACGAACCTGCAGTAGTTAGAAAGGGAAAAAATATTGTTGAGCTTAAACCACAG GATGCAAGCAAAggcttggtcacagaaaaggtAATCGCGACAATGGTTAGCAATGGTGAGATCCCTGATTTCATCCTCTGCATTGGAGACATGTACGACGGTACTTTGAAAATTGTTTCATCTGTGGTGGTCCCTGCTGTTCCGGAAATCTTTTTCTGCACTGTGGAGCAAAAGCCTAGCAAGGCCAAGTACTTTGTTGACGATACTTTTGAAGTTCAGAAGCTACTCCAGTGGCTTGCTAATGTTTCGAGTACGCAGCCAAGCTCCGCTGAAAATCCGCCAAGTATTCCTTGA